A portion of the Acidisarcina polymorpha genome contains these proteins:
- the trpD gene encoding anthranilate phosphoribosyltransferase has translation MADFKDHLEQVRDLGTSLTRSDASLALQQMLTGEAQDDEIAALLTAMTKRGETVAELTGFAEAMRSLSVPVPLTNEERSQLVDTCGTGGDGKGTFNISTVSALVAAGAGAKIAKHGNRGVTSKCGSADVLEALGVPVSLPVEAAAECLRTTGFTFLYAPLLHPALKRVQAVRKALGFRTIFNLAGPLSNPAEARQQVMGVFAADRVGLVAESMANLGVRHAFVVHGLDGLDELTLSGETLLAEVLGTEKSTQEHESTSKVKHYRVSPADAGLTPSSLSELHAAPTALENASILEAILLGDKGPKRDIVLFNAGAALVVAGIAGDFREGAERAAEAIDSGAALQTLAGLRNFSKMAARAF, from the coding sequence ATGGCTGATTTTAAAGATCATCTGGAACAGGTTCGGGATCTCGGCACTTCGCTCACGCGTTCCGATGCCAGTTTGGCATTGCAGCAGATGCTGACCGGCGAGGCCCAGGACGACGAAATCGCCGCGTTGTTGACGGCGATGACGAAGCGCGGCGAAACCGTGGCCGAACTGACCGGCTTTGCCGAAGCGATGCGATCGCTCTCTGTTCCCGTGCCATTGACAAACGAAGAACGAAGCCAGCTCGTCGATACTTGTGGAACTGGAGGAGACGGCAAAGGGACGTTCAATATATCGACCGTATCGGCGCTCGTCGCCGCCGGAGCAGGGGCGAAGATCGCCAAGCATGGAAATCGCGGAGTGACATCCAAGTGCGGTTCGGCGGACGTGCTCGAAGCACTTGGCGTCCCAGTGTCCCTCCCCGTCGAGGCAGCGGCCGAATGCCTGCGAACAACGGGTTTTACGTTTCTCTACGCTCCGCTGCTGCATCCAGCCCTCAAGCGTGTTCAGGCGGTCCGAAAGGCGCTCGGTTTTCGGACGATCTTTAATCTAGCCGGGCCGTTATCGAATCCTGCCGAAGCGCGCCAGCAAGTGATGGGTGTTTTTGCGGCCGACAGGGTCGGCCTGGTCGCAGAGTCGATGGCCAACCTTGGCGTTCGCCATGCTTTTGTAGTTCACGGGCTCGATGGACTGGACGAGTTGACGCTTTCCGGAGAGACTCTGCTGGCCGAGGTTCTGGGAACGGAGAAATCCACACAAGAACACGAATCCACCTCCAAGGTGAAGCACTACCGGGTAAGCCCTGCCGATGCGGGACTCACGCCTTCCTCGCTGAGCGAGTTGCACGCTGCTCCTACTGCGCTCGAGAATGCCTCCATACTGGAAGCGATCCTGCTGGGGGATAAAGGGCCAAAGCGGGATATCGTCCTGTTCAATGCCGGGGCAGCGCTGGTGGTCGCGGGGATTGCCGGAGACTTTCGCGAAGGCGCGGAACGGGCGGCCGAGGCAATCGATTCGGGGGCGGCCTTGCAGACGCTTGCGGGGCTTAGAAATTTCAGTAAGATGGCTGCGCGGGCGTTCTGA
- a CDS encoding SIMPL domain-containing protein, with product MRKTCLGITFAVLAMITANSLSYAQQIEVNKTNRTIAVTATDKATADAEVATVHIGFQIYAADSAGAYALGSKTSNAIFTALKKAGVEESAIQSDAQSVAPVQPYEMQNLPEGEKAQRKFQVSQSWSVKTPAKSAASVLDTAVQAGANQSGQIEWDVADPNALESQAAESALKRAHAIADQMAKGLAATLGPLVYASNQVAERPMPMIARAGAGMMMKADAPAPLAISSQKVTRSATVYAVFAIE from the coding sequence GTGCGGAAGACCTGCCTGGGGATTACATTTGCGGTCCTTGCGATGATTACTGCCAACTCGCTCTCGTACGCGCAGCAGATCGAGGTCAACAAAACCAATCGCACCATTGCCGTGACCGCGACCGATAAGGCCACAGCGGACGCTGAGGTTGCCACCGTTCATATCGGATTTCAGATATACGCGGCCGATTCGGCTGGCGCGTATGCGTTGGGATCGAAGACGTCCAATGCCATCTTCACTGCGCTGAAGAAGGCTGGGGTGGAAGAGAGTGCGATTCAAAGCGACGCCCAGAGCGTAGCGCCGGTGCAGCCTTACGAAATGCAGAATCTTCCGGAGGGAGAGAAGGCGCAACGAAAGTTTCAGGTCTCACAAAGTTGGAGTGTGAAGACCCCAGCGAAGAGTGCCGCTTCGGTGCTGGATACGGCGGTGCAAGCCGGCGCGAACCAGAGCGGCCAAATCGAGTGGGATGTTGCGGACCCAAATGCGCTCGAGTCGCAAGCGGCGGAGAGCGCCTTGAAGCGGGCGCATGCCATTGCCGATCAGATGGCCAAGGGACTCGCCGCAACGCTCGGACCGCTTGTCTACGCCAGCAATCAGGTTGCCGAGCGTCCGATGCCGATGATCGCCCGGGCGGGGGCAGGAATGATGATGAAGGCCGACGCTCCCGCTCCGCTGGCCATCAGCTCGCAGAAAGTTACTCGTTCCGCAACGGTGTATGCAGTTTTCGCGATTGAATGA
- a CDS encoding acyltransferase produces the protein MPVYPYRDLHPTAEAEELYRRWLKYLDEEFTKHKQPALRAEIVRDNLHQLYLGRPHGGKLNFTLTSELPGNVLQLSLDPANITLEPEYYGDIDVEKYAERKPLIYFWQMFDRSPVGLNHWLGFRFRCMLGRHIFKSLGKGVKIFHGVEFSYGYNLTVEDNVVIHKYVMLDDRGEIILRKGTSLSDYAAVYSHTHHPINSSDVTNKTTEIGPDARITYHASVMAGQKVGEDAIVGAQAVVTHTVEPHSIVGGVPARTIKSKDDLRGENADTKPAQ, from the coding sequence ATGCCTGTTTATCCATATCGCGATTTGCATCCGACCGCCGAAGCTGAAGAACTTTACCGCCGCTGGCTGAAGTACCTTGACGAAGAATTCACCAAACACAAGCAGCCGGCACTCCGCGCCGAGATTGTTCGAGACAATCTGCACCAACTGTACCTGGGCCGGCCCCACGGCGGTAAATTGAACTTTACGCTTACTTCGGAGCTGCCGGGAAACGTATTACAGCTTTCGCTCGATCCGGCCAACATTACTCTCGAGCCGGAATACTACGGCGATATCGACGTTGAAAAATATGCGGAGCGTAAGCCTCTCATCTATTTCTGGCAGATGTTCGATCGGTCGCCGGTCGGCTTGAACCACTGGCTCGGCTTTCGTTTTCGCTGCATGTTGGGGCGACACATCTTCAAGAGCCTCGGCAAAGGAGTCAAGATTTTCCATGGCGTCGAGTTTAGCTACGGCTACAACTTGACCGTCGAGGATAATGTCGTCATCCACAAATACGTGATGCTCGACGACCGGGGCGAGATCATCCTGCGTAAAGGAACATCATTATCCGATTACGCGGCTGTGTACTCCCACACCCACCACCCGATCAACTCCTCCGATGTGACCAACAAAACAACGGAGATAGGTCCGGACGCGCGAATCACCTATCATGCCTCCGTCATGGCGGGTCAAAAGGTGGGCGAGGATGCAATTGTCGGCGCACAAGCGGTCGTCACCCACACGGTCGAGCCACATTCTATCGTCGGCGGTGTTCCGGCAAGGACGATCAAAAGCAAGGACGATCTCAGGGGCGAAAACGCGGATACTAAACCTGCACAGTAG